A single window of Oncorhynchus clarkii lewisi isolate Uvic-CL-2024 chromosome 10, UVic_Ocla_1.0, whole genome shotgun sequence DNA harbors:
- the LOC139418176 gene encoding transducin beta-like protein 2 yields MEFAALIALTVLIGMLIILVAIAVGKQKGEISDQLEQKEEDSVAEESAVKASTAKKQKQQRPRKEKAQQQTFSHPLLASSLKSHSGNVTSLDFSSNGKYLATCADDRTVRIWSTKDFLDRDHKCLRANVELDHATLVRFSPDSKAFITWLANGDTIRIFKMTKKDDGSVTFKAAPEDFPQKHKTNVINIGIAETGKFIMSASTDTNILIWDLKGEVLASVITNQMTNSYAAISPCGRFVASCGFTPDVKVWEVCFGKGGEFKEVARAFDLKGHSAGVHSFAFSNDSRRMATVSKDGTWRLWDTDVEYKKQQDPYLLKSVPCQSSEGSRVALSPDARVVAISNSCSVAMYSTSTGQLEEEFHGVHSEEITDLKFDINSRYLVCSGDRAVRVFHNAPGYRAAIQDMQAMLKKAQNEGMKQRLKQQIQEAQSALDTVLTAPKD; encoded by the exons ATGGAGTTTGCTGCTCTTATTGCCTTGACCGTATTAATAGGAATGCTGATAATTTTGGTCGCAATCGCTGTGGGAAAGCAGAAAGGAGAAATAAGTGATCAACTAGAGCAGAAAGAAGAGGACTCGGTTG CAGAGGAAAGTGCAGTGAAGGCTTCCACTGCCAAGAAACAGAAACAACAGCGTCCTCGCAAGGAGAAAGCCCAGCAGCAAACCTTCAGCCATCCTCTCCTGGCATCCTCCTTGAAG AGTCACAGTGGCAATGTGACGTCCCTGGACTTCAGCAGCAACGGGAAGTACCTAGCTACTTGTGCTGATGACCGCACTGTCAGGATATGGAGTACCAAGGACTTCCTGGACAGAGACCATAAATGTCTGAGGGCCAACGTAGAGCTGGACCACGCCACGCTGGTCCGCTTCAGCCCTGACtcaaa GGCCTTCATTACTTGGCTGGCTAACGGAGATACTATTCGCATCTTCAAGATGACCAAGAAGGATGATGGTAGCGTCACTTTCAAAGCTGCCCCTGAAGACTTCCCTCAGAAACACAAGACCAATGTCATCAACATCGGCATCGCAGAGACGG GCAAGTTCATCATGAGTGCCTCCACTGACACCAACATCCTCATCTGGGACCTGAAAGGAGAGGTACTGGCCTCTGTCATCACCAACCAGATGACCAACTCCTACGCTGCCATCTCACCATGTGGCAG GTTTGTTGCCTCCTGTGGCTTCACTCCTGACGTGAAGGTGTGGGAGGTGTGCTTCGGGAAGGGTGGCGAGTTCAAAGAGGTGGCCCGCGCCTTCGACCTAAAGGGCCATTCAGCTGGAGTCCACTCCTTTGCGTTCTCTAACGACTCACGCAG AATGGCCACTGTGTCCAAGGATGGCACATGGCGACTGTGGGACACGGATGTGGAGTACAAGAAGCAACAGGACCCCTACCTACTGAAGTCAGTGCCTTGCCAGTCGTCGGAGGGAAGCCGTGTGGCCCTGTCGCCGGACGCCCGCGTGGTGGCCATCTCCAACAGCTGCAGCGTTGCCATGTACAGCACCTCCACGGGTCAGCTGGAGGAGGAGTTCCACGGAGTCCACAGCGAGGAGATCACTGATCTGAAGTTTGACATCAACAGCCGCTACCTGGTGTGCAGCGGGGACCGGGCGGTACGTGTGTTCCACAATGCGCCGGGCTACCGTGCGGCCATCCAGGACATGCAGGCCATGCTGAAGAAGGCCCAGAACGAGGGCATGAAACAAAGGCTAAAACAGCAGATACAGGAGGCGCAGAGCGCGCTGGACACTGTGCTCACAGCACCCAAGGATTAA